One window from the genome of Cryptomeria japonica chromosome 6, Sugi_1.0, whole genome shotgun sequence encodes:
- the LOC131069508 gene encoding casein kinase 1-like protein HD16 isoform X1, whose translation MPILRSGVLKGRAQPEQEAIVVDLEKKPNPKGIVKPRSRRNCRKPNNFVNPNDQSEPVVTRNNVRTRAAVAKEEKAVVVVKAQPRAGKRNPNPNFNRVEGFTCGEGGLDRVLPGVDLNGVEDFRQLTEKMEDDESGGRSADKVAAGEDEGSTAPLPEKVQVGGSPLYKLERKLGKGGFGQVYVGRRLSGGGTAIGPGAVEVALKFEHRSSKGCNYGPPYEWQVYNTLGGSHGVPRVHYKGRQGDYYVMVMDMLGPSLWDVWNTSGQAMSTEMVACIAVEAISILEKMHSKGYVHGDVKPENFLLGPPGTSDEKKLFLVDLGLATRWRDSNTGLHVEYDQRPDVFRGTVRYASVHAHLGRTGSKRDDLESLAYTLIFLLRGRLPWQGYQGDNKGFLVCKKKMATSPEMLCCFCPQPFKQFLEFVVNLKFDEEPNYAKLISLFDSIIGPNPAVRPINTDGALKLVYQVGQKRGRLTMEEDDDEQPKKKVRLGMPATQWISVYNARRPMKQRYHYNVADTRLAQHVEKGNEDGLFISSVASCSNLWALIMDAGTGFSAQVYELSQYFLHKEWIMEQWEKNYYISAIAGATNGSSLVVMSKGTQYTQQSYKVSDSFPFKWINKKWREGFYVTSMASAGSRWGVVMSRNAGFTDQAIELDFLYPSEGIHRRWDNGYRITATAATWDQAAFVLSVPRRKPTDETQETLRTSAFPSTHVKEKWAKNLYIASVCYGRTVS comes from the exons ATGCCTATACTACGTAGTGGAGTGCTCAAGGGCCGCGCTCAGCCAGAGCAGGAAGCGATTGTTGTAGATTTGGAGAAAAAGCCTAACCCTAAAGGTATTGTAAAGCCCAGGAGTCGCCGAAACTGTAGGAAGCCTAATAATTTTGTTAATCCTAACGATCAATCAGAGCCTGTTGTTACTCGTAATAATGTGCGCACGAGGGCTGCTGTAGCTAAGGAAGAGAAGGCCGTTGTGGTGGTTAAGGCTCAGCCGAGGGCTGGAAagagaaaccctaaccctaattttaatagGGTAGAAGGCTTCACTTGTGGTGAGGGAGGGTTAGATCGGGTTTTACCTGGCGTTGATCTGAACGGCGTGGAGGATTTCCGTCAGTTGACGGAGAAGATGGAGGATGATGAGAGCGGTGGAAGGAGCGCTGACAAGGTTGCCGCTGGTGAAGACGAGGGCAGCACTGCCCCTCTGCCAGAAAAG GTTCAAGTGGGTGGATCTCCTTTGTACAAACTAGAAAGGAAGTTAGGTAAAGGAGGGTTCGGACAAGTTTACGTAGGGCGTCGCTTATCTGGTGGTGGTACAGCTATTGGTCCTGGTGCTGTTGAG GTTGCTCTAAAATTCGAACACAGATCAAGTAAAGGTTGCAATTATGGTCCTCCATATGAGTGGCAAGTTTACAA CACTCTTGGTGGAAGTCATGGTGTTCCCAGGGTACACTATAAGGGCCGCCAAGGCGACTATTATGTTATG GTTATGGATATGTTGGGTCCAAGTTTGTGGGATGTTTGGAACACTTCTGGGCAAGC AATGTCAACTGAGATGGTGGCATGCATTGCTGTTGAAGCTATTTCCATTTTGGAGAAGATGCATTCTAAAGG ATATGTTCATGGTGATGTAAAGCCTGAGAATTTTTTGCTTGGTCCACCTGGAACATCAGATGAAAAGAAGTTGTTCCTTGTTGATCTTGGATTGG CAACACGATGGAGGGATAGCAATACTGGTCTTCACGTAGAGTATGATCAAAGACCAGATGTTTTCAG GGGAACTGTTCGATATGCAAGTGTACATGCTCATTTGGGAAGAACTGGAAGTAAGAGAGATGATCTTGAATCTCTTGCATATACACTCATATTTCTTCTTCGGGGCCGTCTGCCGTGGCAGGGATATCAG GGTGACAACAAGGGTTTTCTGGTTTGCAAGAAAAAAATGGCCACATCACCAGAGATGTTATGCTGCTTTTGTCCACAACCTTTCAAACAGTTTCTTGAGTTTGTGGTGAATTTGAAATTTGATGAAGAgccaaattatgcaaaattgatttCACTTTTTGATAGCATCATTGGTCCAAACCCTGCAGTCAGACCAATAAATACGGATGGTGCTCTGAAG CTTGTCTACCAGGTTGGTCAAAAGAGAGGAAGGTTGACTATGGAGGAAGATGATGATGAGCAGCCAAAGAAGAAGGTTCGGTTGGGTATGCCTGCCACACAATGGATCAGTGTTTATAATGCACGTCGGCCTATGAAACAAAG ATATCATTATAATGTGGCGGATACAAGACTTGCACAGCATGTTGAGAAAGGAAATGAAGACGGCCTATTTATTAGCAGTGTAGCTTCATGCTCAAATCTTTGGGCTCTAATTATGGATGCGGGGACTGGATTTTCTGCCCAAGTTTATGAGCTTTCTCAGTACTTCCTTCACAAG GAATGGATCATGGAGCAATGGGAAAAGAACTATTATATAAGTGCAATTGCAGGGGCCACTAATGGTAGCTCTTTGGTAGTAATGTCGAAAG GCACACAGTATACGCAGCAGTCGTATAAAGTCAGTGACTCGTTTCCATTTAAATGGATAAATAAAAAATGGAGGGAAGGATTTTATGTCACTTCGATGGCTTCTGCAGGAAGTCGATGGGGTGTTGTTATGTCTCGTAATGCTGGTTTTACTGATCAGGCAA TTGAGCTTGATTTCCTATATCCAAGTGAGGGTATACACAGGCGTTGGGATAATGGGTATCGCATCACGGCAACTGCAGCAACATGGGACCAGGCAGCATTTGTTTTAAGCGTTCCTAGACGGAAACCTACAGATGAAACTCAAGAGACACTTCGAACATCTGCATTTCCAAGTACTCATGTAAAG GAAAAATGGGCAAAGAATCTTTATATTGCTTCTGTCTGTTATGGGCGCACAGTATCATGA
- the LOC131069508 gene encoding casein kinase 1-like protein HD16 isoform X2, whose amino-acid sequence MPILRSGVLKGRAQPEQEAIVVDLEKKPNPKGIVKPRSRRNCRKPNNFVNPNDQSEPVVTRNNVRTRAAVAKEEKAVVVVKAQPRAGKRNPNPNFNRVEGFTCGEGGLDRVLPGVDLNGVEDFRQLTEKMEDDESGGRSADKVAAGEDEGSTAPLPEKVQVGGSPLYKLERKLGKGGFGQVYVGRRLSGGGTAIGPGAVEVALKFEHRSSKGCNYGPPYEWQVYNTLGGSHGVPRVHYKGRQGDYYVMVMDMLGPSLWDVWNTSGQAMSTEMVACIAVEAISILEKMHSKGYVHGDVKPENFLLGPPGTSDEKKLFLVDLGLATRWRDSNTGLHVEYDQRPDVFRGTVRYASVHAHLGRTGSKRDDLESLAYTLIFLLRGRLPWQGYQGDNKGFLVCKKKMATSPEMLCCFCPQPFKQFLEFVVNLKFDEEPNYAKLISLFDSIIGPNPAVRPINTDGALKVGQKRGRLTMEEDDDEQPKKKVRLGMPATQWISVYNARRPMKQRYHYNVADTRLAQHVEKGNEDGLFISSVASCSNLWALIMDAGTGFSAQVYELSQYFLHKEWIMEQWEKNYYISAIAGATNGSSLVVMSKGTQYTQQSYKVSDSFPFKWINKKWREGFYVTSMASAGSRWGVVMSRNAGFTDQAIELDFLYPSEGIHRRWDNGYRITATAATWDQAAFVLSVPRRKPTDETQETLRTSAFPSTHVKEKWAKNLYIASVCYGRTVS is encoded by the exons ATGCCTATACTACGTAGTGGAGTGCTCAAGGGCCGCGCTCAGCCAGAGCAGGAAGCGATTGTTGTAGATTTGGAGAAAAAGCCTAACCCTAAAGGTATTGTAAAGCCCAGGAGTCGCCGAAACTGTAGGAAGCCTAATAATTTTGTTAATCCTAACGATCAATCAGAGCCTGTTGTTACTCGTAATAATGTGCGCACGAGGGCTGCTGTAGCTAAGGAAGAGAAGGCCGTTGTGGTGGTTAAGGCTCAGCCGAGGGCTGGAAagagaaaccctaaccctaattttaatagGGTAGAAGGCTTCACTTGTGGTGAGGGAGGGTTAGATCGGGTTTTACCTGGCGTTGATCTGAACGGCGTGGAGGATTTCCGTCAGTTGACGGAGAAGATGGAGGATGATGAGAGCGGTGGAAGGAGCGCTGACAAGGTTGCCGCTGGTGAAGACGAGGGCAGCACTGCCCCTCTGCCAGAAAAG GTTCAAGTGGGTGGATCTCCTTTGTACAAACTAGAAAGGAAGTTAGGTAAAGGAGGGTTCGGACAAGTTTACGTAGGGCGTCGCTTATCTGGTGGTGGTACAGCTATTGGTCCTGGTGCTGTTGAG GTTGCTCTAAAATTCGAACACAGATCAAGTAAAGGTTGCAATTATGGTCCTCCATATGAGTGGCAAGTTTACAA CACTCTTGGTGGAAGTCATGGTGTTCCCAGGGTACACTATAAGGGCCGCCAAGGCGACTATTATGTTATG GTTATGGATATGTTGGGTCCAAGTTTGTGGGATGTTTGGAACACTTCTGGGCAAGC AATGTCAACTGAGATGGTGGCATGCATTGCTGTTGAAGCTATTTCCATTTTGGAGAAGATGCATTCTAAAGG ATATGTTCATGGTGATGTAAAGCCTGAGAATTTTTTGCTTGGTCCACCTGGAACATCAGATGAAAAGAAGTTGTTCCTTGTTGATCTTGGATTGG CAACACGATGGAGGGATAGCAATACTGGTCTTCACGTAGAGTATGATCAAAGACCAGATGTTTTCAG GGGAACTGTTCGATATGCAAGTGTACATGCTCATTTGGGAAGAACTGGAAGTAAGAGAGATGATCTTGAATCTCTTGCATATACACTCATATTTCTTCTTCGGGGCCGTCTGCCGTGGCAGGGATATCAG GGTGACAACAAGGGTTTTCTGGTTTGCAAGAAAAAAATGGCCACATCACCAGAGATGTTATGCTGCTTTTGTCCACAACCTTTCAAACAGTTTCTTGAGTTTGTGGTGAATTTGAAATTTGATGAAGAgccaaattatgcaaaattgatttCACTTTTTGATAGCATCATTGGTCCAAACCCTGCAGTCAGACCAATAAATACGGATGGTGCTCTGAAG GTTGGTCAAAAGAGAGGAAGGTTGACTATGGAGGAAGATGATGATGAGCAGCCAAAGAAGAAGGTTCGGTTGGGTATGCCTGCCACACAATGGATCAGTGTTTATAATGCACGTCGGCCTATGAAACAAAG ATATCATTATAATGTGGCGGATACAAGACTTGCACAGCATGTTGAGAAAGGAAATGAAGACGGCCTATTTATTAGCAGTGTAGCTTCATGCTCAAATCTTTGGGCTCTAATTATGGATGCGGGGACTGGATTTTCTGCCCAAGTTTATGAGCTTTCTCAGTACTTCCTTCACAAG GAATGGATCATGGAGCAATGGGAAAAGAACTATTATATAAGTGCAATTGCAGGGGCCACTAATGGTAGCTCTTTGGTAGTAATGTCGAAAG GCACACAGTATACGCAGCAGTCGTATAAAGTCAGTGACTCGTTTCCATTTAAATGGATAAATAAAAAATGGAGGGAAGGATTTTATGTCACTTCGATGGCTTCTGCAGGAAGTCGATGGGGTGTTGTTATGTCTCGTAATGCTGGTTTTACTGATCAGGCAA TTGAGCTTGATTTCCTATATCCAAGTGAGGGTATACACAGGCGTTGGGATAATGGGTATCGCATCACGGCAACTGCAGCAACATGGGACCAGGCAGCATTTGTTTTAAGCGTTCCTAGACGGAAACCTACAGATGAAACTCAAGAGACACTTCGAACATCTGCATTTCCAAGTACTCATGTAAAG GAAAAATGGGCAAAGAATCTTTATATTGCTTCTGTCTGTTATGGGCGCACAGTATCATGA